The stretch of DNA ATGAACAATATTTTGATGCTTTCAATGGTACAAATCATCCAACAAATTATAACGGGCAAACTGTAGTTTTAACTGCTGAAGCAAATGTTGTTGCTGGACAAGTTTATCATATTAAGTTAGTTATTGCTGACGAAGGAAATTTCCGATACGATTCAGCTATTTTCTTAAAAGGAGGAAGTTTTACATTTGATTTTGATTTAGGAGACGATAGAACTATTGCAAATGAAAATCCGGTTTGTTTTGATGAAACTGTTACTTTAGACGGAACAAGTTTTAGTACTACTACTTATCAATGGTATTTTAATAACAACATCATTCCTGGTGAAACAAACAGTACTTTAACTTTAAATCCGCCTTACAACACTTTAGCAAACGGATTATATTCGGTTATTGTAGATGCAGGAGATCCTTGTGAAAGAAGAGGTGATATTAATTTAGATTTTTCAGAGGATTTACAAGCAGTTGACAATACTTTTGTAAAATGTGATGACGATCAAACACAAGATGGCTTCGCTCAAATTACGGCTACTGAAATTGCATCAATTATTAGTAATTTGTTCCCAACGCTACCTTCAAATTACAACGTGGCCTTATTTGCAAACCCTACGGATACAACTCCAATTGCTATTCCTTATACAAATAATACTGCTTTTACCGAGACTTTATATGCTAAAATAACCAACTTCAATTGTTATGCAAATAATGCGTTTCCGGTTAATATTAGTATTCAAACTTTTGGGGAAGTAATTAATGATGAAACAATTGGACTTTGTGCAGGAAATACAGCTGTACTTCAGGCAAATTTAGGTTATACTTATTTGTGGAATACAGGTGAAACCACTTCTTCAATATCGGTAACTTCTGCAGGAACTTATAGTGTTGTTCTAACGAATGCAAATTCTTGTACACAAACTAAAACTTTTACAGTTATTGGTTCCCAAATTGCAACACTTATTGATATCATCACAACAGATTTTGAAGATAATAATACAGCAGAAATTGTGGTTTCAGCGGGTGGCGATTATGAGTTTTCATTAAACGGAATAGACTATCAAGATAGCTCAATATTTTATAATTTAGGCGAAGGACAATACACTGTTTTTGTAAACGATAAAAATGGTTGTGGACAAATTAGTGCGACTTTTTATATTTTAAATTATCCGAAATTCTTTTCGCCTAATAATGATGGTTATAACGATGAATGGACAATTAAAAATTTAGATAAAAAAGGACTTCTAGCAAGTAAAATTTATATATTTGACCGATTTGGTAAGTTAATCCAACAAATTATTCCTGGAGAAAAAGGTTGGAACGGAACTTATAATGGTAAGAAAATACCAGCCGATGATTATTGGTTCATTTTAGAATTAGCAAACGGAGAAACCATAAAAGGTCACTTTGCATTATTAAGATAATATGATAAAGAGTTTACTTTTTGTTGCTTTAGGTGGAGGTTTAGGAAGTGTTTTACGATATTTAGCAAATGTTACTATTGCAAAAAACCTTCCTGGAAAGTTACACTATGCCACATTTTTAGTAAACATTATTGGTTGTTTGTTAATTGGATTTTTAATTGGATATCTTCAAAAAAGTCAGCCAAATAACGAAACTTTAAAACTACTTTTAGTAACCGGATTTTGTGGAGGTTTTACCACATTTTCTACTTTTGGACTAGAAAATTACTCATTTATACAATCCGATAATTTTATTACAGCTTTAAGCTATACTGCATTGAGTATTATAATTGGAATACTTTTTGTTGGAATCGGAATATATTTAGCGAAATAAATTTATGTTTACATCTTCAGAATTAAACGAGCTAAAATCACTTTTAGCTGAACCAAAAAAAATTACAATTGTTTCACACAGAAATCCAGATGGAGACGCAATGGGTTCTTCTCTAGGTTTACTTCATGTTTTAAAACAATTAAATCACCAAGTAACTTTCATTTCTCCAAATGAATTTCCAGAATTTTTAGCTTGGTTACCCAATTCTAATGATGTTGTAATTTTTGAAAAACAACAAAATGTTGCAGAAGAACTTTTAAAAAGCTCAGATTTAATTTTTACTCTAGATTTTAATGCACTTCATAGAACTGGAGATTTTATGGGTAATTTTATGAAAACTTTATCGAATACTATGGTTTTAATAGATCATCATGAACTTCCAGATGACTATGCAAAATACCTGTTTTCGAACACCAATTATGGTTCTACATGTGAAATGGTATACGATTTTATTAATGCATTAGATTACAATAATTTAATCAATAAAGAAGTTGCAACTTGTATTTACACAGGAATTTTAACCGATTCAGGCGGATTTAGATTTCCGAAAACAACACCAGCAACTCATAGATGTGTAGCACAATTAATTGAACGAGGTGTTAATAATAGTGAAGTGTATAATTTGTTATATGACAATTCTACTTATAACAGATTACAATTATTGGGAAGAGCGCTTCAAAACCTAAAATTACTGCCTGAATTTAACGCTTCGTATATTACCTTATCTCAAGAAGAATTAAATGATTTTAATTACCAAAAAGGTGATACTGAAGGAATCGTAAATTACGGATTAACCATAAAAGATGTATTCATTACAGCAATTTTTATTGAAAATAAAGATGAAGGCATCATAAAAATTTCTTTCCGTTCTCAAGGCGATTATGATGTAAACCAGTTTGCTCGTAAATATTTCAACGGTGGTGGACATATTAACGCAGCTGGAGGAAAATCTTTTTCAAATTTAGAAGAAACTGTAAACCAATTTATTGCTAACTTAGCAAAAGAAAAACAATCTTAAATGAAAAAATTGCTAATTGCCCTTGTAGCAGTATCTATACTTACTTCTTGTTCAAAACAACAAGCAAGAAAACCTGTATCTTATACATCAAACAATTTTATGAAAGAATCAATTGCTAGAAATAAACAATTGATTGCCAATGAAGAAAAATTAATTAGCGATGTCATCAAAAAGACAGCATCAATAGTTATATAGCTTCAAATAAAGGATATTGGTACAAATACATAACAAAAGTTAACGATTCTACTCCATTTCCTAAAAGAGGTGATATTGCTTTTTTTGATTATGAAGTTAAAAATATGTTGAATAAAATTATCTACACAAAAGATGAAAATCGTCCGCAACAATATTATGTAGATAAACAAGAAATGATTACAGGACTACAAGATGGAATTAAATTAATGAAAAAAGGAGAAACTGTAACTTTTCTTTTCCCATCGCACATGGCATTTGGTTACCACGGCGATGATAAAAAAATTGGCTCAAATCAACCCTTAATTTATACCGTTACCCTAAACGATATTAAAATTGACTCTACTAATACCAAATAAAATGAAACACTTAAAACAACTATTAGCAAGTATTTTAGTATTTGCTTCACTTTTATCTTGCAAAAATGAACATACCGATTTAGGCGATGGTATATTTGCTCAAATCAATACGAATAAAGGTGACATTATCGTACAGTTAGAATACGAAAAAGTACCCGTAACAGTAGCTAATTTTGTTTCTCTTGCTGAAGGAAAAAATCCTTTTGTTGAAGAACAATACAAAAGAAAACCCTTTTATGATGGTTTAAAATTTCACCGAGTTATTTCTGTTGCTAACGGAGATAGCGAAGATTTCATGATTCAAGGTGGAGATCCAATGGGAGACGGTTCTGGCGGACCAGGATATCAATTTAAAGATGAATTTCATGCCGATTTAAAACATGATAAAGGTGGAATTTTATCTATGGCAAACGCTGGTCCAGGCACAAATGGTTCTCAGTTTTTTATCACAATAAAAGAAACTCCTTGGTTAGATGGTAAACATACTGTTTTTGGTCACGTTGTAGAAGGTCAAGAAATAATTAATACCATTCTTCAAAATGATGTTATCGAAAAAATAACAATCTTAAGAAATGGAGCTGAAGCTAAAAAATTTGATGCCGTTAAAATCTTCAAAGATTATTATGCTAAAGAAGCCGAAGCAAATAAAATAATGGCAGAAAAATCTAAAGCAGCTAAAGCAGAAAATGTTGCTAGAATTGAAGCTTTAAGAACAAACGGTACAAGAACTCCATCAGGAATTATTTATGAATTCTTAAACAAAGGTGAAGGCAAAAAACCTGCAAATGGAACTAAAGTTTTTATTAATTATGCTGGTTTTCTACAAAGCACTGGCGAATTGTTTGATACTAGTTTCGCAAGTGTTGCAGAAAAATTTGGAAAATTTGATGCTAACAGAGCCGCTCAAAATGGTTACCAACCTTTCCCTTTCACTTATGGTGATAAACAAGGTTTAATTCCAGGTTTTATAGAAGGTATTGAACAAATGTCTTTTGGTGATAAAATATTAGTCTATATTCCTTCAAAATTAGGTTACGGAACTCAAGGTGCTGGAAATGTAATTCCACCAAATAGTGATATTGTTTTTGAAATCGAATTATTAGAAAATCTTCCTAATCCATAAAAAATGAATATTAAAAAATTAATCGTATTATTTTCTTTAGCTTCTATTTTTACATTTGCACAAGCTGTAAAACAAGATGGTTTATTTGCTGAAATAACTACTAATAAAGGTAAAATTTTATTACAACTTGAGTTTGAAAAAACTCCAATTACAGTAGCAAATTTTGTAAGCTTAGCTGAAGGAAAAAATGATTTTGTTTCAGAGAATTTAAAGAAAAAACCTTTTTTCGACGGCTTAAAGTTTCACCGTGTTATTCCAAACTTTATGATACAAGGTGGTGATCCTGCAGGAAATGGCTCTGGTGGACCTGGTTATAAATTTACAGATGAAATTTCTGATTTAAAACATGATAAACCAGGTGTTCTTTCAATGGCAAATGCTGGTGCAGGAACAAATGGTTCTCAATTCTTCATTACACATAAAGACACGCCTTGGTTAGATGGAAAACATACTGTTTTCGGATATGTAGTAACAGGTCAAGAAGTGGTAAATAAAATTCAACAAAATGACGTAATTGAAAAAGTTACGATTATTAGAAATGGTAAATTAGCTAAAAAATTCCATGCTGATAAAGTTTTTAAAGCTTACATGGACGATCAGGCAAACCAAGATAAAATTATTGCGGCTAAAAACGAAGACATTAAAAAGAAACAAGCCGAAGCAATTGAAACTGAACGTAAAGCAAAAGAAACTTTAGAAGCAAAACGTTTAGAAGAAGCTAAAGCAAAAGCTTTAAAAGAATTTGAAGTTGCTACAACAACTCCAAGCGGATTAAAATATATTGTTTTACAAGAAGGCTTAGGTAAGCAACCTTTAGATACAAATATTGTAAAAGTTCATTACACGGGAATGTTTGTAGATGGAAAAGTTTTTGACAGTAGTGTTCAAAGAGGAGAACCAGTTGAATTTCCTTTAAATAAAGTAATCCCAGGTTGGACAGAAGGTGTACAATTGATGAAAGAAGGTGCAAAATATAAATTCTACCTTCCATCAAATTTAGCTTATGGTGAAAGAGGTGCTGGCGGTGTCATTCCACCAAATGCAGATTTAATTTTCGAAGTAGAATTACTTGAAGTAAAATAAACAAAAAACCACGCTAAGCGTGGTTTTTTTTATGCTTTAAACTTCCAATCAAATTCGTCTTGATTATTGAAAACAGCACCAATTTCAATTTTAATTAATTCGTTATAATCAAAATATAAGAAAACCCAATTGTCTTCGTTGAAAAGCATTTCTTCGCCTTCAACAATTTCAGTTTCCCATTTTTCAATTTTATTAGCCCTAAAAAGTTCTAAAACTTCGCTTTTAGATTTTCCTAAAACAGTAGCACCAAAAAATGTAAGTTCACTATTTGAAGTGGTAATATAACCTAATTTAAAATCTTCATCTGCATAAAAAGTAAGCTTCGCTTTTAATTTATTGTAAACCAAAACTACATTTTCATCTTCATCAAAAAACTGAAAATCAGCTTTGCCATAAATTTGCTCTACGTTGTTTTGTTTCATTCCGTATAGCAATTGATCTAATCCAAATTTTAATCTTACTTCCATTTTTAAATTTTTAATAAAGGTAATTATTCTATTTTAAACTTTTCGTTAAAAAAGAAAACCACAACTTTTACATTGTGGTTTCCGATTTTATACTGACTTTTAATTAGTCTATTTTGAAACGTTTACGATCATTTTCGTTCAAATATATTTTACGAAGACGAATAGATTTTGGTGTAACCTCTACATACTCATCTTTTTGAATATATTCTAATGCTTCTTCTAATGTAAACTTAATTGCAGGAACAATTCTAGTTTTATCATCAGCACCAGCAGAACGGAAGTTTGTTAACTGTTTAGTTTTTGTAATATTTACAACCATATCATCACCACGAGAATTCTCTCCTACTACCTGACCTTCGTAAACATCTTCATTTGGGTCTACAAAGAACTTACCTCTTTCTTGTAATTTATTGATTGAATAAGGAATTGCCTTACCATTTTCCATACAAATTAATGAACCGTTAATACGTCCAGGAATTTCTCCTTTGTATGGTTGATATTCAATAAAACGGTGTGTCATAATTGCTTCACCAGCAGTAGCAGTTAACAATTGATTACGTAAACCAATAATACCACGTGAAGGAATATTGAATTTAATAATCATACGCTCACCTTTTGGCTCCATGCTTAACATTTCACCTTTACGAACTGTTACAAATTCAACTGCTCTACCTGAAACATTTTCTGGTAAATCGATAGTTAATTCTTCAACCGGCTCACATTTAATACCGTCAATTTCTTTAATAATAACTTGAGGCTGACCAATTTGAAGTTCGTAACCTTCACGACGCATCGTTTCAATTAAAACTGATAAGTGTAATACACCACGACCAAATACCATGAATTTATCAGCAGAATCAGTTTCATTAACACGTAATGCTAAGTTTTTCTCTAACTCTTTTGTTAAACGATCTTTAATATGACGAGAAGTAACAAATTTACCTTCTTTACCAAAGAAAGGCGAATCGTTAATGGTAAATAACATACTCATTGTTGGCTCATCGATAGCAATTGTTTGTAATGCTTCTGGATTTTCAAAATCAGCAACAGTATCTCCAATATCAAAACCATCTAAACCTACTAATGCACAAATATCTCCAGCTTTAACCGATTCAACTTTTACACGACCTAAACCATCAAATGTATGTAATTCTTTAATTCTTGCTTTAATAACTTTACCATCGCGTTTTACTAAAGAAACTTGTTGATTTTCTTTTAATTCACCACGTTGTAAACGACCAATTGCGATACGACCTGTAAATGAAGAGTAATCTAAAGATGTGATTAATAATTGTGGAGTACCTTCTGAAACTTTTGGAGCTGGAATGTGCTCTAAAACCATATCTAATAAAGGTTCAATGTTTTCAGTTTGATTTTTCCAATCATCACTCATCCAGTTATTTTTTGCCGAACCATAAACTGTTGGAAAATCTAACTGCCATTCTTCTGCACCTAATTCAAACATTAAGTCAAAAACTTTTTCATGTACCTCTTCTGGAGTACAGTTTTCTTTATCAACTTTATTAATTACAACACAAGGTTTTAATCCTAAGCTAATTGCTTTTTGTAATACGAAACGTGTTTGAGGCATAGGACCTTCAAAAGCGTCAACTAATAACAAAACACCATCTGCCATATTTAATACACGCTCTACTTCCCCACCAAAATCGGCGTGGCCTGGAGTATCAATAATGTTGATTTTTGTTCCTTTGTAATTTACTGAAACGTTTTTAGAAACAATTGTAATACCTCTTTCACGCTCAAGGTCATTGTTATCCAAAATTAATTCACCAGTACTTTCATTATCTCTAAAAAGTTGGCAATGGTACATAATTTTATCAACCAAAGTAGTTTTACCGTGGTCAACGTGTGCAATAATAGCAATGTTTCTAATAGAATTCATTCGATGATTTTTTGAAGGTGCAAAAGTACTGTATTTTTTTCAATAATTAGCTATAAATTAAATAGATAATGAAAAAATAACATATAAAAAAAGCTCTCCAATTGGAGAGCTTTGTATTTCTTAACTTAAAACTTCTTATAAAGAAGCTACATGTTTCGTTAACTTAGATTTTAAGTTTGAAGCCTTATTAGCATGAATAATGTTTTTCTTTGCTAATTTGTCAATCATTGAAATAACTGTTGGTAATTTAGCAGTAGCTTCAGCTTTATCAGTTGCAACACGAATAGCTTTAATAGCATTACGAGTTGTTTTGTGCTGATATCTGTTTAATACTCTTTTCTTTTCGTTACTTCTAATTCTTTTTAAAGCTGACTTATGATTTGCCATTTTTAATTCTTTTTAATTGTAATAATTATTAATAAACTATTAGTTTAAAAAAAGAAAAACCTCCCACAATTGTTAAACAATCACTTCAGTTTTAACTAATAAAACAAACCTTAGAGACACTTAATATTTGTTTTATAAAACTATTCACAACTAATTCTAGTAGCCCGTAGGGGAATCGAACCCCTCTTACCAGGATGAAAACCTGGCGTCCTAACCGATAGACGAACGGGCCAGAGAGATATTTTGTAGTCCGTACGGGAATCGAACCCGTGTTACCAGGATGAAAACCTGGCGTCCTAACCCCTAGACGAACGGACCATTATTCTCATTTGCGGTTGCAAAGATACACCTATTTTTTATTCCTGCAATAGGCGCATCAAAAAAAATTAAAAAATTTTAATATGCTTTTGCAAAATACACTCTTCCTTTTGATGGAGCTCCAGTAAATACACAACTTCCCGCCTCTTCAATACGATCTAAAGGGATACAACGAATAGTTGCTTTTGTCAATTCTTTTATCTTTTCTTCAGTTTCTGTAGTACCATCCCAATGCGCTGATACAAAACCTCCTTTACTATCCAAAACCTCTTTAAATTCATCAAAAGAATTCACTTCAGTAATATGTGTATTTCTGTAATCTAATGCTTTTTGAAATAAATTAGTTTGAATCTCTTCTAATAAATTTTGAATATACTCAACAATTCCTTCTTTAGAAACTATTTCTTTTGATAAGGTATCTCTCCTAGCAACTTCATAAGTTCCGTTTTCAAAATCTTTTGGACCAATTGCTAAACGAACTGGCACTCCTTTCAATTCATATTCAGCAAATTTAAATCCTGGACGTTGTGTAACTCTATCATCATATTTAACAGAAATACCTAATTTACGTAATTGCTTAACCAACTCTCCAACTTGATTTGAAATTGCTTCTAACTGTTCTTCTGTTCTATGAATAGGCACTATAACCACTTGAATTGGTGCTAAATTTGGAGGCAAGACTAATCCGTTATCATCAGAATGAGTCATTACTAACGCTCCCATTAAACGAGTAGAAACCCCCATGATGTAGCCCAAACATATTCTTGCTTCCCTTCTTTATTAGCAAACTTAACATCAAAAGCTTTTGCAAAATTTTGTCCTAAAAAGTGAGAAGTACCTGCTTGTAAAGCTTTTCCATCTTGCATTAATGCTTCAATACAATACGTTTCTTCAGCACCTGCAAAACGCTCATTTGCTGTTTTAAATCCTTTAACTACTGGAATTGCCATGAAGTTTTCTGCAAAATCAGCATAAACATTCATCATTTGTTCAGCTTCAGCAATAGCTTCGTCTTTTGTTGCATGAGCTGTATGCCCTTCTTGCCACAAAAACTCTGCAGTACGTAAAAATAAACGCGTACGCATTTCCCAACGTACTACGTTTGCCCATTGGTTTACCAAAATAGGTAAATCTCTGTAGGATTCAATCCATTTTCTATAGGTATCCCAAATGATTGTTTCAGAAGTTGGACGTACAATTAGTTCTTCTTCTAATTTTGCATCCGGATCTACCTCAATAGATTTTCCATCTTCACTTGTTTTTAAACGATAATGAGTAACAACTGCACATTCTTTAGCAAAACCATCAACATGACTAGCTTCTTTACTAAAGTAAGACTTGGGTATAAACAAGGGAAAATAAGCGTT from Flavobacterium haoranii encodes:
- a CDS encoding choice-of-anchor L domain-containing protein translates to MKVKHIIYFFAILQWQFGISQYIAVDNTYTAENLVKQVLFNNSCGNVTNVSVSGGNWGNGQQSWGRFDANGSSFPFQDGIILSTGKIDNAVGPNTTLSDDGNNMGWNGDTDLNQALNISNSINATTLEFDFTPLGNHISFQYIFSSEEYHGNAPCNYSDGFAFLLKEVGTSNYQNLALIPGTNIPVKVTSVHPNIPGACGPQNEQYFDAFNGTNHPTNYNGQTVVLTAEANVVAGQVYHIKLVIADEGNFRYDSAIFLKGGSFTFDFDLGDDRTIANENPVCFDETVTLDGTSFSTTTYQWYFNNNIIPGETNSTLTLNPPYNTLANGLYSVIVDAGDPCERRGDINLDFSEDLQAVDNTFVKCDDDQTQDGFAQITATEIASIISNLFPTLPSNYNVALFANPTDTTPIAIPYTNNTAFTETLYAKITNFNCYANNAFPVNISIQTFGEVINDETIGLCAGNTAVLQANLGYTYLWNTGETTSSISVTSAGTYSVVLTNANSCTQTKTFTVIGSQIATLIDIITTDFEDNNTAEIVVSAGGDYEFSLNGIDYQDSSIFYNLGEGQYTVFVNDKNGCGQISATFYILNYPKFFSPNNDGYNDEWTIKNLDKKGLLASKIYIFDRFGKLIQQIIPGEKGWNGTYNGKKIPADDYWFILELANGETIKGHFALLR
- the crcB gene encoding fluoride efflux transporter CrcB; its protein translation is MIKSLLFVALGGGLGSVLRYLANVTIAKNLPGKLHYATFLVNIIGCLLIGFLIGYLQKSQPNNETLKLLLVTGFCGGFTTFSTFGLENYSFIQSDNFITALSYTALSIIIGILFVGIGIYLAK
- a CDS encoding DHH family phosphoesterase, whose product is MFTSSELNELKSLLAEPKKITIVSHRNPDGDAMGSSLGLLHVLKQLNHQVTFISPNEFPEFLAWLPNSNDVVIFEKQQNVAEELLKSSDLIFTLDFNALHRTGDFMGNFMKTLSNTMVLIDHHELPDDYAKYLFSNTNYGSTCEMVYDFINALDYNNLINKEVATCIYTGILTDSGGFRFPKTTPATHRCVAQLIERGVNNSEVYNLLYDNSTYNRLQLLGRALQNLKLLPEFNASYITLSQEELNDFNYQKGDTEGIVNYGLTIKDVFITAIFIENKDEGIIKISFRSQGDYDVNQFARKYFNGGGHINAAGGKSFSNLEETVNQFIANLAKEKQS
- a CDS encoding FKBP-type peptidyl-prolyl cis-trans isomerase, with product MKKLLIALVAVSILTSCSKQQARKPVSYTSNNFMKESIARNKQLIANEEKLISDVIKKTASIVI
- a CDS encoding FKBP-type peptidyl-prolyl cis-trans isomerase; this translates as MTKVNDSTPFPKRGDIAFFDYEVKNMLNKIIYTKDENRPQQYYVDKQEMITGLQDGIKLMKKGETVTFLFPSHMAFGYHGDDKKIGSNQPLIYTVTLNDIKIDSTNTK
- a CDS encoding peptidylprolyl isomerase, with the translated sequence MKHLKQLLASILVFASLLSCKNEHTDLGDGIFAQINTNKGDIIVQLEYEKVPVTVANFVSLAEGKNPFVEEQYKRKPFYDGLKFHRVISVANGDSEDFMIQGGDPMGDGSGGPGYQFKDEFHADLKHDKGGILSMANAGPGTNGSQFFITIKETPWLDGKHTVFGHVVEGQEIINTILQNDVIEKITILRNGAEAKKFDAVKIFKDYYAKEAEANKIMAEKSKAAKAENVARIEALRTNGTRTPSGIIYEFLNKGEGKKPANGTKVFINYAGFLQSTGELFDTSFASVAEKFGKFDANRAAQNGYQPFPFTYGDKQGLIPGFIEGIEQMSFGDKILVYIPSKLGYGTQGAGNVIPPNSDIVFEIELLENLPNP
- a CDS encoding peptidylprolyl isomerase, with translation MNIKKLIVLFSLASIFTFAQAVKQDGLFAEITTNKGKILLQLEFEKTPITVANFVSLAEGKNDFVSENLKKKPFFDGLKFHRVIPNFMIQGGDPAGNGSGGPGYKFTDEISDLKHDKPGVLSMANAGAGTNGSQFFITHKDTPWLDGKHTVFGYVVTGQEVVNKIQQNDVIEKVTIIRNGKLAKKFHADKVFKAYMDDQANQDKIIAAKNEDIKKKQAEAIETERKAKETLEAKRLEEAKAKALKEFEVATTTPSGLKYIVLQEGLGKQPLDTNIVKVHYTGMFVDGKVFDSSVQRGEPVEFPLNKVIPGWTEGVQLMKEGAKYKFYLPSNLAYGERGAGGVIPPNADLIFEVELLEVK
- the typA gene encoding translational GTPase TypA — protein: MNSIRNIAIIAHVDHGKTTLVDKIMYHCQLFRDNESTGELILDNNDLERERGITIVSKNVSVNYKGTKINIIDTPGHADFGGEVERVLNMADGVLLLVDAFEGPMPQTRFVLQKAISLGLKPCVVINKVDKENCTPEEVHEKVFDLMFELGAEEWQLDFPTVYGSAKNNWMSDDWKNQTENIEPLLDMVLEHIPAPKVSEGTPQLLITSLDYSSFTGRIAIGRLQRGELKENQQVSLVKRDGKVIKARIKELHTFDGLGRVKVESVKAGDICALVGLDGFDIGDTVADFENPEALQTIAIDEPTMSMLFTINDSPFFGKEGKFVTSRHIKDRLTKELEKNLALRVNETDSADKFMVFGRGVLHLSVLIETMRREGYELQIGQPQVIIKEIDGIKCEPVEELTIDLPENVSGRAVEFVTVRKGEMLSMEPKGERMIIKFNIPSRGIIGLRNQLLTATAGEAIMTHRFIEYQPYKGEIPGRINGSLICMENGKAIPYSINKLQERGKFFVDPNEDVYEGQVVGENSRGDDMVVNITKTKQLTNFRSAGADDKTRIVPAIKFTLEEALEYIQKDEYVEVTPKSIRLRKIYLNENDRKRFKID
- the rpsT gene encoding 30S ribosomal protein S20, which produces MANHKSALKRIRSNEKKRVLNRYQHKTTRNAIKAIRVATDKAEATAKLPTVISMIDKLAKKNIIHANKASNLKSKLTKHVASL